In a genomic window of Polycladomyces abyssicola:
- a CDS encoding ParM/StbA family protein, which translates to MIIAVDCGRSYVKVMTEEKTFLFPSKVSGWRKRNYRQEVDGDIELQYRGRKWFVGQLAEREGEFTRQAMQDTKAVEETLLLTLTAIYLAGGKGNVTLVTGLPIVNFTEEEKYAVKRLLQGHHHVEVNGRWKQFHIDRVYTTIEGGSAFFAEPRMGLVRIIDFGAKTTNYATFKDRVFIDRESGTIPIGWETAKESNVREMADLIASSVSKKWRADDVVLLVGGMAKKIEPHIQEHFRCALAVKYPQTANVRGYFAVGKAMIEGVRV; encoded by the coding sequence ATGATCATCGCGGTGGATTGCGGGCGCAGTTATGTCAAAGTGATGACGGAAGAGAAGACGTTTCTGTTTCCCAGCAAAGTGAGCGGGTGGCGCAAACGGAACTACCGGCAGGAAGTGGATGGGGACATTGAGCTTCAGTACCGGGGCCGAAAATGGTTTGTGGGTCAACTGGCCGAACGGGAAGGAGAATTTACCCGCCAAGCGATGCAGGATACCAAAGCGGTGGAGGAGACACTGCTGCTCACGCTGACCGCCATATACCTGGCGGGAGGGAAGGGAAACGTCACGCTGGTGACGGGTTTACCGATCGTCAATTTCACCGAAGAGGAAAAATACGCAGTCAAACGGCTGTTGCAAGGGCATCATCACGTAGAAGTGAATGGCCGGTGGAAACAGTTTCACATCGATCGCGTCTATACGACGATTGAAGGAGGGAGCGCATTTTTCGCCGAACCGCGCATGGGATTGGTGCGCATCATCGATTTCGGGGCCAAAACTACTAACTATGCGACATTCAAGGATCGGGTATTCATCGACCGGGAGTCGGGCACAATTCCGATCGGCTGGGAAACGGCAAAGGAATCCAATGTGAGAGAGATGGCTGATTTGATCGCAAGCAGTGTCTCCAAAAAATGGAGAGCGGATGATGTTGTACTGTTGGTTGGAGGTATGGCGAAAAAGATAGAGCCGCACATCCAGGAACATTTCCGTTGCGCATTGGCCGTCAAATATCCGCAAACGGCCAACGTTCGGGGATATTTCGCGGTGGGGAAAGCGATGATTGAGGGAGT